ATACCCGAGCTCTTCCGCAACTTTGCGCAACGGAATCATCTTCACGCCGTCTTTCATGTAATGGTCGCTTTCAATTATGTCACTTATGGATTCTGGAATCTCCGGAGTTACAGGAGTTTCCTCTACTCCTTCACCCGTGCCCTCATCGGTCAATGGGTCAAGTGCGATAACTTTAGTAGGGGGCGTTTGTGGCGGCAAGCTTCTTGTCGTAATTGAATAAAACACGACCAATTCCTTGCCTTTCAACTCAGCCTTACTAATTTTCTTGCCCTCTTCGTTAACGATTGTCGTCTCTTCCCCAATGTTCAGCTTCAGTTCTTTATCCAAGCTGAGGAAATCTGCATCGAATTTACTGACTTTGACGCTGCCCTGTTTTTCTTCATCGATGACAAAGAAAAGTTCCGGTGTAATTTGCGCTGGATAAATCAAGATCATCGGCTTGTTTTTATCGTAATACGCTTCCACTTTCATGTCCTTTTTCAAGTCGGTCGGCTTCATGTCATTTGTCGTACCGCTATTGAATAGAAGTGTCTTGTCTTGAATGCGGAAAATCGTGATAAGACCTTGTTCATTTTCGACAGTTACCATCAGATCGTTATCCCTGTCCTCGATATTCGTA
The sequence above is drawn from the Sporosarcina luteola genome and encodes:
- a CDS encoding stalk domain-containing protein, whose translation is MKKIGAVALTALLAGSAWTPFAVQANEDVIQMEKEEVKDASEYVRAIGVITNIEDRDNDLMVTVENEQGLITIFRIQDKTLLFNSGTTNDMKPTDLKKDMKVEAYYDKNKPMILIYPAQITPELFFVIDEEKQGSVKVSKFDADFLSLDKELKLNIGEETTIVNEEGKKISKAELKGKELVVFYSITTRSLPPQTPPTKVIALDPLTDEGTGEGVEETPVTPEIPESISDIIESDHYMKDGVKMIPLRKVAEELGYYVLSQSKINGALLTKGNVSFTITRGEKMYGYNKSLQQFTIAPELIGGNKTYVSEDILELLLSND